The Paludisphaera rhizosphaerae genome includes a region encoding these proteins:
- a CDS encoding PSD1 and planctomycete cytochrome C domain-containing protein yields MRLCLLTGISAACLSLSVSGLTRADEPPRIEFNRDVRPILSENCYFCHGPDKNQRKAQLRLDERESALKHGAVVPGKPDDSELVVRILSTDEDAMPPAEAHKTLSTAQKKILQDWIAQGAEYQAHWAYVPPVRRPAPSVHRQEWVRNPVDAFLLAALAAKGIEPSPEAPKRRLVRRLYLDLLGLPPTAEEARAFEESTDPEAYEKLVDRLLESPHYGERMAVPWLDMARFTDSVGYHGDQGQRVFPYRDYVVNAFNANKPFDVFVTEQLAGDLLPNPTPEQLVATCFNRLNMMTREGGAQPGEYLAKYAADRVRTVGQTFLGSTFGCAECHDHKYDPITQRDFYTLSAFFADVKQWGVYNDYDYTPNPELKGWSNDHPFPPEVEVENSYLKERQKRLAEELRKVVSRNSDDAAITGWVDRAREFLESSETGWLNLKPQAEDEEKVEALPDGSLLVIDSAKMDPKQAAARPKTQGKAAAKEPAFRFESASGAGWVSRIRVELIPDSHHGGKIVREGAETAAVALSAKVEGGGEKAKGLSFYLADADHKTPRYFNGDEIPGILSGWRTSKDDAEKTQTAVWCLETPLELKDAQKLVVEVKSPQAVRVRVSLSPFGVGEDGKALGDLSADAQAAITACCDECVSDRAAILRGVYHRSIGADAETWARVRDLGREIQSCRDGRAFCTIVRAMPPMETRVLPRGDWLNRTGEIVEPEVPRFLPHATVATGRRLNRLDLARWITAEENPLTARVFVNRLWKQIFGVGISGVMEDVGAQGEWPTHPELLDWLAVEFRESGWDVKRMVRLMVTSSAYRQDSRTRPELKDADPGNRLVAFLSPRRLEAEFVRDNALSIAGLINLDLGGPSAFPYQPAGYYANLQFPDRDYKASPGPLQYRRGLYSHWQRTFLQPMLANFDAPAREECTASRTVANTPQQALTLLNDPTFVEAARSLAVELLGNEGSTDDAARLDRLFHRALVRPIEPAERASLLEYLAGRRTFYRDHRDEAEKLLHVGQAPLSGAIDPVEAAAWAMTCRILLNLHETITRY; encoded by the coding sequence GTGCGTCTCTGCCTCCTGACCGGGATTTCCGCCGCCTGCCTGTCGCTTTCGGTTTCCGGTCTTACCCGCGCCGATGAGCCGCCCCGAATCGAATTCAATCGCGACGTCCGGCCGATCCTCTCTGAGAACTGCTACTTTTGCCACGGGCCGGACAAGAACCAGCGCAAGGCTCAACTGAGGCTCGACGAGCGCGAATCCGCCCTCAAGCACGGAGCGGTCGTTCCGGGGAAGCCCGACGATAGCGAGTTGGTCGTCCGGATCCTCAGCACGGACGAGGACGCGATGCCGCCCGCCGAGGCCCACAAGACGCTCTCCACCGCCCAGAAGAAGATCCTTCAGGACTGGATCGCCCAGGGGGCCGAATACCAGGCCCACTGGGCTTACGTCCCGCCGGTCCGTCGCCCCGCACCGAGCGTCCATCGCCAGGAATGGGTCCGGAACCCTGTCGACGCCTTCCTGCTCGCGGCGCTGGCGGCGAAGGGGATCGAACCATCTCCCGAGGCCCCGAAGCGCCGGCTCGTCCGGCGTCTTTACCTGGATCTTCTTGGGCTGCCGCCCACGGCCGAGGAGGCCCGCGCGTTCGAGGAATCCACCGATCCGGAAGCGTACGAGAAGCTCGTCGACCGGCTGCTCGAATCCCCGCACTACGGCGAGCGGATGGCGGTTCCCTGGCTTGACATGGCGCGATTCACGGACAGCGTCGGCTATCACGGCGACCAGGGCCAGCGCGTGTTTCCCTATCGCGACTACGTCGTGAACGCCTTCAACGCCAACAAGCCGTTCGACGTCTTCGTCACCGAGCAACTCGCCGGCGACCTGCTGCCCAACCCAACGCCCGAGCAACTCGTCGCCACCTGCTTCAACCGCCTCAACATGATGACCCGCGAGGGGGGAGCCCAGCCCGGCGAGTACCTCGCCAAGTACGCGGCCGATCGCGTGCGGACCGTCGGCCAGACGTTCCTCGGCTCGACCTTCGGCTGCGCCGAGTGCCACGACCACAAGTACGACCCGATCACCCAACGCGACTTCTACACGCTTTCCGCCTTCTTCGCCGACGTGAAGCAGTGGGGCGTCTACAACGATTACGACTACACGCCCAACCCCGAATTGAAGGGCTGGAGCAACGACCATCCCTTCCCGCCCGAGGTCGAGGTCGAGAACTCTTACCTCAAGGAACGCCAGAAGCGCCTGGCGGAGGAACTCCGGAAGGTCGTCTCCCGGAACTCCGACGATGCGGCCATCACCGGTTGGGTCGATCGCGCTCGCGAGTTCCTGGAATCGTCCGAGACGGGCTGGCTCAATCTGAAACCCCAGGCCGAGGATGAGGAAAAGGTCGAGGCCCTTCCCGACGGCAGTCTGCTGGTCATCGACTCCGCGAAGATGGACCCGAAGCAAGCCGCCGCCCGACCCAAAACCCAGGGCAAAGCCGCCGCGAAAGAGCCGGCCTTCCGGTTCGAATCCGCCTCGGGAGCTGGCTGGGTCTCTCGCATCCGCGTTGAGTTGATCCCCGACTCCCACCATGGCGGCAAGATCGTCCGCGAAGGAGCCGAAACCGCGGCCGTGGCCCTGAGCGCGAAGGTTGAAGGGGGTGGGGAGAAGGCGAAGGGGTTGAGCTTCTATCTCGCCGACGCCGACCACAAGACGCCTCGCTACTTCAACGGCGACGAGATCCCGGGAATCCTGAGCGGCTGGCGGACTTCGAAGGACGACGCCGAGAAGACGCAGACCGCCGTCTGGTGCCTGGAGACGCCCCTCGAGTTGAAGGACGCCCAGAAGCTGGTCGTAGAGGTGAAGAGTCCGCAAGCCGTCCGCGTCCGCGTCTCGCTCTCGCCGTTCGGCGTCGGTGAGGACGGCAAGGCCCTCGGCGATCTGTCCGCTGACGCCCAAGCCGCGATCACCGCCTGCTGCGACGAATGCGTGTCGGACCGCGCTGCGATCCTGCGCGGCGTCTACCACCGTAGCATAGGGGCCGACGCCGAGACCTGGGCTCGCGTCCGCGACCTCGGCCGCGAGATCCAGTCCTGCCGCGACGGTCGCGCCTTCTGCACGATCGTCCGCGCCATGCCGCCGATGGAGACCCGCGTCTTACCCCGGGGCGATTGGCTGAACCGAACCGGCGAGATCGTCGAGCCCGAGGTGCCTCGGTTCCTCCCGCACGCCACCGTCGCCACGGGCCGCCGGCTCAACCGGCTCGACCTGGCTCGCTGGATCACCGCCGAGGAGAACCCGCTCACAGCCCGCGTGTTCGTGAATCGGCTCTGGAAGCAGATCTTCGGCGTCGGGATCAGCGGCGTCATGGAAGACGTCGGCGCGCAGGGCGAATGGCCGACGCATCCCGAGTTGCTCGACTGGCTGGCCGTCGAATTCCGCGAGTCGGGCTGGGACGTCAAACGAATGGTCCGGCTGATGGTCACGTCGTCCGCCTATCGGCAGGACTCGCGGACCCGCCCCGAGCTGAAGGACGCCGACCCCGGCAACCGCCTCGTTGCCTTCCTGTCGCCGAGGCGCCTGGAGGCGGAGTTCGTCCGTGACAACGCGTTGAGCATCGCCGGGCTCATCAACCTCGACCTCGGCGGCCCCAGCGCGTTCCCGTATCAGCCGGCCGGTTATTACGCCAACCTCCAGTTCCCGGACCGCGACTACAAAGCCAGCCCGGGACCGCTGCAGTATCGCCGCGGCCTCTATTCGCACTGGCAGCGGACGTTCCTGCAACCGATGCTGGCGAACTTCGACGCCCCCGCGCGAGAAGAATGCACCGCCTCGCGGACCGTCGCCAACACGCCCCAGCAGGCGCTCACTCTGCTAAACGACCCGACGTTCGTCGAGGCGGCTCGCTCGCTGGCCGTCGAGCTTCTCGGCAACGAGGGCTCGACCGACGACGCCGCCCGCCTCGATCGCCTTTTCCATCGGGCGCTCGTCCGTCCAATCGAGCCGGCCGAACGTGCATCGCTCCTCGAATACCTGGCGGGCCGCCGAACGTTCTACCGCGACCACCGCGACGAGGCCGAGAAGCTGCTGCACGTCGGCCAGGCGCCGCTCTCGGGTGCGATCGATCCAGTCGAGGCCGCTGCCTGGGCCATGACCTGCCGCATCCTGCTGAACCTCCACGAGACGATCACCAGGTATTGA